The Coregonus clupeaformis isolate EN_2021a chromosome 6, ASM2061545v1, whole genome shotgun sequence genome has a segment encoding these proteins:
- the LOC123486549 gene encoding LOW QUALITY PROTEIN: DBH-like monooxygenase protein 2 homolog (The sequence of the model RefSeq protein was modified relative to this genomic sequence to represent the inferred CDS: deleted 2 bases in 1 codon), giving the protein MIPLFLSLLLAWTPGTGAQQDTLMPFMAHLDSDNNVNLKWGFSEVQGTITFQLTVKTTGWVGFGLSPNGGMAGADIVIGGVGRNGNYFKDYHATGNEFPLVDEKQSYTLLSLIEADGQTTMTFSRSIQSCDEEDFHITASPVKLIYAYGKTDDIGYHSKTRGTKEVNLLKFMARSSPQDGNYLDFVMENFNVPAEHTYYNCKVMKLPKLNGKHHMYRVEPVIKNLDLVHHMLLYSCPSSVNQINEQQCYTGGPGADCFKLVAVGGLAFELPGNAGIPIGGQDYEEFYRLEIHYNNPAQEAGRRDSSGMRLYYTDQLRQHDVGILDAGLMVPSWGYVIPPTASAFRSYAVCNTAHFSDILLDPVPDLSVISMTLHTHLAGRKVRVGLFR; this is encoded by the exons ATGATTCCGCTATTCCTCTCCCTGCTCCTGGCTTGGACTCCAGGGACCGGGGCACAGCAGGACACCCTTATGCCCTTCATGGCGCACCTTGACTCGGACAACAATGTCAACCTGAAGTGGGGGTTCAGTGAAGTCCAGGGCACCATCACGTTCCAGCTGACTGTGAAGACCACTGGCTGGGTGGGATTCGGGTTGAGCCCAAATGGAGGCATGGCTGGAGCGGATATCGTTATTGGCGGTGTCGGACGTAATGGCAACTACTTCAAG GACTATCATGCCACAGGGAATGAATTTCCCCTGGTGGATGAGAAACAGAGTTACACCCTCCTGTCCCTGATTGAGGCAGATGGTCAAACCACCATGACCTTCTCGAGGTCCATCCAGTCATGTGATGAGGAAGACTTTCACATCACT GCTAGTCCAGTGAAGCTAATCTATGCCTATGGGAAAACTGATGACATCGGGTACCATTCCAAAACAAGGGGGACCAAGGAGGTGAACCTGCTCAAGTTCATGGCCAGATCCAGCCCCCAGGACGGCAACTATCTGGACTTCGTTATGGAGAAT TTTAATGTCCCTGCTGAACATACATACTACAACTGCAAGGTCATGAAGTTGCCGAAGCTCAATGGGAAACATCATATGTATCGG GTGGAGCCGGTGATCAAGAACCTGGACCTGGTCCACCACATGCTTCTCTACAGCTGCCCCTCATCTGTGAACCAGATCAACGAGCAGCAATGCTACACGGGAGGACCAGGGGCAGACTGCTTCAAATTGGTGGCT GTGGGAGGACTG GCTTTCGAGCTTCCAGGAAACGCTGGCATTCCTATTGGAGGACAGGATTATGAGGAGTTCTACAGGCTGGAAATTCACTACAACAACCCAGCCCAGGAAGCGG gccGGAGGGATAGCTCTGGCATGAGGCTGTATTACACAGATCAGCTCCGGCAGCATGATGTGGGCATCCTAGACGCAGGCCTAATGGTGCCCAGCTGGGGCTACGTCATCCCTCCCACCGCCTCCGCCTTCAGAAGCTACGCCGTCTGCAACACAGCCCACTTCTCAGAT ATCCTGCTTGACCCTGTCCCTGACCTCTCTGTGATCTCAATGACGCTGCACACTCACCTGGCTGGGAGGAAGGTGCGAGTTGGACTCTTCAGGTGA